In Longimicrobium sp., the genomic stretch CGCCGCAGTGGCAGGGATAGCGGCGCTTCGCTGCGGGCGTGTGGCGGCCTTCGATGATGAAGTGGTAGTCGAAGGTGAGCTCCTCGCCCTCCGGGATCTCGCGGATGCTGTCGATGTAGATGCGGCCATCCTCGATCACCGACGCGCAGTTCGGGTCGCAGGAATGGTTGATGAAGCGGGAGATGTTGCCCCCCGCCCCGCCGTCCACCAGGACGTCGTCGTCCACCTTGAACAGCAGCGTGTGATACGGGACGGAGTCGTCCCACGGGTAGCGCCGGTCGCCCTCTTCCTGCGTGACGCGCTCGCCCGCGTACTCGATCAGCCGGGTGTCCGCGGGGATGCGCTCCCGCGCGAAGACGCCGCGGCCATGGATGCCGGAGCTGCGCAGCGCCAGCCGCTCACGTACCCGGAAGCCCTTCTTCGCCATTCACTTACCTCCGCCGGACGGCGCCCGCCCGATCTCCATCCCCAGCCGCACGGCCGTCCCCGGCGCGAGGCCGGGCGCCAGGGCCACGCGGCCGGGCTCGAAGACGAGGACCACGGTGGAGCCCAGGTGGAAGGTCATGATGTGGTCCCCCTGCCGCACGTCGACGGGAGGATGGTACGTCTTCGTCCGCGCCTCGGCGCCGCGGCGGTTGGTGATCCAGCCGACGGCGCCCGGCGCGGCGTTCCACTCGGCGTCGAACGCGGCGGAGATGCGGCCGACGTTGTACGCGCCGACGGCGACGACGGCCACGCGCCCCAGCGGCCCGTCGAGGTAGCACAGCAGCCGCTCGTTGCGCGCGAACAGGTCGGGCACGTGCATCACCGCGGGAACGTTGACCGGCATCAGCGCGCCGGGGACGTGGCGGGCGCGCGGGATGCCACCGTCGCACGGCGCGTGGATGCGGTGGTAGTCCTTCGGGCTGAGATAGAGCGTGACGAACGCGCCACCGTCGAA encodes the following:
- the asd gene encoding archaetidylserine decarboxylase (Phosphatidylserine decarboxylase is synthesized as a single chain precursor. Generation of the pyruvoyl active site from a Ser is coupled to cleavage of a Gly-Ser bond between the larger (beta) and smaller (alpha chains). It is an integral membrane protein.) gives rise to the protein MPDDPSVRRSADISHNPDDPGARARAMLGALRRLPQGALSRAFGAIADVPLPRPLRKPVLGGFARMVGADVDEAAAPLDSFPSLNRFFTRELKPGARTWPHDPRVAACPVDGAVGQLGRVTGGKLIQAKGRTYSLRDLLDEDGEWERFDGGAFVTLYLSPKDYHRIHAPCDGGIPRARHVPGALMPVNVPAVMHVPDLFARNERLLCYLDGPLGRVAVVAVGAYNVGRISAAFDAEWNAAPGAVGWITNRRGAEARTKTYHPPVDVRQGDHIMTFHLGSTVVLVFEPGRVALAPGLAPGTAVRLGMEIGRAPSGGGK
- a CDS encoding SET domain-containing protein-lysine N-methyltransferase, whose translation is MAKKGFRVRERLALRSSGIHGRGVFARERIPADTRLIEYAGERVTQEEGDRRYPWDDSVPYHTLLFKVDDDVLVDGGAGGNISRFINHSCDPNCASVIEDGRIYIDSIREIPEGEELTFDYHFIIEGRHTPAAKRRYPCHCGAASCRGTLLKKKR